The Spirosoma radiotolerans genome has a window encoding:
- a CDS encoding S53 family peptidase: MSAFDQLVPLPGSEKSAPEATPLQTLDPNEVLTVTVRIRRKQPMAPLVSTSNPVENVVSRAAYAGRFGADPAVIKQVEAFATTYDLSLVDQSAARRTVLLRGTVAQMERAFGVLLTNYRTADGIEFRGRTGPINVPMELVDAIEGVFGLDNRPQAQAHFQVLKNGVGAHIAPLATNVSFTPPQLASLYNFPTGVTGKGQSIAIIELGGGFRKADITTYFAGLGLKPPTVVAVSVDGGLNAPSTADGADGEVMLDIEVAGAVAPGATIVVYFAPNTDQGFLDAITTAIHDTKYKPSVISISWGAAEKNWTPQALTSFNQAFQAAAALGITVCAAAGDTGSDDSVGDGKAHVDFPSSSPFVLACGGTKLTASGNSISAEVVWHESKTSATGGGISDAFDLPDYQQKSHVPPSVNDKKRKGRGVPDVAAVADPATGYAVRVDGSNLIIGGTSAVAPLMAGLIALINQQRGKAVGFIHPIIYANPKAFRDITQGNNSTTTGNKGYTAVAGWDACTGLGVPDGKQLATVLGGSTTA, encoded by the coding sequence ATGAGCGCTTTTGATCAACTTGTCCCTTTACCCGGTAGCGAAAAATCGGCTCCGGAGGCCACTCCCCTTCAAACACTTGACCCCAATGAAGTGCTGACTGTTACGGTTCGAATCCGTCGAAAGCAGCCGATGGCCCCATTGGTAAGCACCAGCAATCCGGTCGAGAACGTCGTGTCCCGCGCTGCCTATGCAGGTCGTTTCGGCGCCGATCCTGCCGTTATCAAGCAGGTAGAAGCCTTCGCCACGACATACGATTTGAGTTTGGTCGACCAGAGTGCGGCCCGCCGGACGGTGTTGCTGCGGGGAACCGTGGCCCAAATGGAACGGGCCTTCGGCGTCCTGTTAACCAATTACCGCACTGCCGACGGTATAGAGTTTCGGGGCCGAACGGGGCCGATCAATGTGCCGATGGAACTGGTCGACGCTATTGAGGGCGTTTTCGGGTTAGATAATCGGCCACAGGCACAGGCTCACTTTCAGGTTCTGAAGAATGGAGTGGGGGCGCACATTGCTCCGCTGGCAACGAATGTCTCGTTTACGCCACCGCAACTGGCCAGCCTGTACAACTTTCCGACGGGGGTAACGGGAAAAGGGCAGAGTATCGCCATCATTGAATTGGGCGGAGGCTTTCGAAAGGCAGACATCACTACGTACTTTGCCGGTTTGGGCCTCAAGCCACCGACGGTAGTGGCGGTTTCGGTCGATGGTGGCCTCAACGCACCCAGCACCGCCGATGGGGCTGATGGCGAGGTCATGCTCGACATTGAGGTGGCTGGAGCCGTTGCACCGGGTGCTACCATTGTGGTCTATTTTGCGCCCAATACCGATCAGGGTTTTCTGGATGCCATTACCACAGCCATTCACGATACAAAGTACAAACCATCCGTCATTTCCATCAGCTGGGGCGCGGCAGAGAAAAACTGGACACCGCAGGCGCTTACATCGTTCAATCAGGCTTTTCAGGCGGCAGCCGCCTTGGGAATAACCGTTTGTGCAGCTGCGGGCGATACGGGTTCTGACGATAGCGTTGGAGATGGAAAAGCGCATGTCGACTTTCCCTCGTCGAGTCCCTTTGTGCTGGCTTGCGGAGGAACAAAGCTCACCGCTTCGGGCAACTCGATCTCGGCTGAAGTGGTCTGGCACGAAAGCAAGACCAGTGCCACGGGGGGCGGGATAAGTGATGCATTCGACCTGCCCGATTACCAGCAAAAGAGCCATGTTCCGCCATCGGTGAATGATAAAAAACGAAAAGGCCGGGGTGTGCCCGATGTGGCCGCTGTGGCGGATCCGGCAACCGGGTATGCGGTTCGGGTCGATGGCAGTAACCTGATCATTGGCGGAACGAGTGCCGTGGCTCCGCTAATGGCCGGCCTGATTGCCCTCATCAACCAGCAACGGGGCAAAGCCGTTGGCTTTATTCACCCCATCATCTATGCCAATCCAAAAGCGTTTCGGGATATAACCCAGGGAAATAACAGCACAACGACGGGCAACAAAGGGTATACGGCGGTTGCGGGTTGGGATGCCTGCACGGGATTGGGCGTTCCGGATGGCAAGCAATTGGCTACCGTACTTGGGGGCTCGACGACAGCCTGA
- a CDS encoding YjbH domain-containing protein, whose amino-acid sequence MKAVQKVFNIGIVLSLGLPGLAWAQVNISGKPGLIYIPSAEVVADGTFSFGYGFNPSSYAFRFSPQANPLVTTRNSESIAFVNLVVFPRLEVNINLLLPNGPIQYSAKGIGDRQIDIKYALLTEKAKRPSVAVIISAPFGIDNSLITNVVVATKHVNISKSITTAFTLGMSSPYSLYRAEVKNDKDSDIFSGYTLKDKRDKPNYYLAGPFGGVNLNVNKKGGFMVEWDSQHVNVGAYALLFKHWTVQAGLLNGDQVTASTSYAIPLLRKPKRP is encoded by the coding sequence TTGAAGGCCGTTCAAAAGGTTTTCAATATAGGGATCGTGCTTAGCCTTGGGCTTCCGGGGCTGGCGTGGGCGCAGGTAAATATTTCCGGTAAGCCAGGGTTAATCTACATTCCCTCGGCCGAGGTGGTGGCAGATGGGACGTTCTCGTTTGGCTATGGGTTCAACCCATCGAGCTATGCGTTTCGCTTTAGTCCACAAGCTAACCCATTAGTAACGACACGTAATTCGGAAAGTATTGCATTCGTTAACCTGGTCGTTTTCCCCAGACTCGAAGTGAATATAAATTTGCTTTTGCCCAATGGACCTATCCAGTATAGTGCAAAGGGTATCGGTGACAGACAGATTGACATTAAGTACGCGCTGTTGACCGAAAAAGCAAAGCGTCCATCGGTAGCAGTTATTATTTCAGCTCCATTTGGCATTGACAATTCGCTTATTACCAATGTGGTCGTAGCGACCAAGCATGTCAATATATCCAAGTCGATTACGACGGCCTTTACCCTAGGCATGAGCAGCCCCTATTCACTTTATCGGGCTGAAGTAAAAAATGACAAAGATTCCGACATTTTTTCGGGTTATACGCTGAAAGACAAGCGCGACAAACCCAACTACTATCTGGCCGGGCCGTTTGGGGGCGTCAACCTCAATGTTAACAAAAAAGGTGGGTTCATGGTGGAGTGGGATTCGCAGCATGTCAACGTGGGGGCGTATGCCTTGCTGTTCAAGCACTGGACCGTTCAGGCGGGACTGCTGAACGGCGATCAGGTGACGGCGTCAACCTCCTACGCCATTCCTTTACTCCGTAAACCGAAACGACCATGA
- a CDS encoding alpha-amylase family protein, giving the protein MHTTSVVPLIDKLIIYQIFTRLFGNQSTTNQWNGTYAENGCGKFNDINDAALQSIRQFGISHVWYTGIIEHATQTDYSAYGILPDDPAVVKGRAGSPYAIKDYYDVDPDLAVSVPNRMAEFEALVQRTHAHGLKVIIDFIPNHVARQYRSDAKPQDVVDLGQNDDTSVDFAPNNNFYYLPGQTFVAPEQADSQPPSRTLHEYPAKVTGSGSITATPDRNDWYETIKLNYGLNIFDGSRQFDPIPATWTQMLDILLFWSAKGVDGFRCDMAHMVPIEFWHWAIRQVKQRYPNLLFIAEIYEPGLYRPFILNGGFDYLYDKVGLYDAVRRLMEGHGSCYDLTRVWQQESGDFAQHMLRFLENHDEHRIASRFFANNPWAAVPAMTLSATMHTGPVLLYFGQEVGVRAEGAEGFSGDDGRTTIFDYWGVPEWQQWLSQGQYNGANLADEQRRLRAFYQQLNYLVNGSDAIQNGYFYDLQYVNDNGQSAGYDAHQVYSYLRYTDRQKLLIVCNFSQHTTYDTTIAIPAAAFDSMAIDPNKLLQLTDIFLTNETLEALGRTGIPLMLTPWSVRVLEIKS; this is encoded by the coding sequence ATGCATACGACATCCGTTGTTCCTCTGATCGATAAACTGATTATTTATCAGATTTTTACGCGCCTGTTCGGCAACCAGTCGACCACAAACCAGTGGAATGGAACCTATGCAGAAAATGGCTGTGGCAAATTCAACGACATCAACGATGCGGCTCTCCAGTCGATTCGGCAGTTTGGCATTTCGCACGTTTGGTATACGGGAATTATCGAGCACGCTACCCAAACGGACTATTCAGCTTATGGTATTCTGCCCGACGACCCGGCGGTGGTGAAAGGGCGGGCCGGATCACCCTACGCCATTAAAGACTATTACGATGTTGACCCCGATCTGGCCGTCAGTGTGCCCAACCGCATGGCCGAATTTGAGGCCCTGGTTCAGCGCACTCACGCGCATGGGCTAAAGGTGATCATCGACTTTATTCCAAATCACGTCGCCCGGCAGTACCGGTCCGATGCCAAACCCCAGGATGTTGTCGACCTCGGCCAGAACGACGATACGTCTGTCGACTTTGCGCCAAACAACAATTTTTATTACCTGCCAGGGCAAACCTTTGTTGCCCCCGAACAGGCTGACAGCCAGCCGCCGTCACGTACCCTACACGAATACCCGGCCAAAGTAACGGGCAGTGGCTCCATCACAGCTACCCCCGACCGGAACGACTGGTACGAAACCATCAAACTGAACTATGGCCTCAATATATTTGACGGAAGCCGCCAGTTTGATCCCATTCCGGCCACCTGGACGCAGATGCTCGACATTTTGCTTTTCTGGTCAGCCAAAGGCGTCGATGGGTTCCGGTGCGATATGGCCCATATGGTGCCTATTGAGTTTTGGCACTGGGCCATCCGTCAGGTAAAACAGCGCTACCCCAACCTGCTTTTCATCGCCGAGATTTACGAGCCCGGCTTATATCGGCCCTTTATTCTGAACGGTGGTTTTGATTACCTCTACGATAAAGTCGGGTTGTACGATGCCGTCCGACGCTTGATGGAAGGCCATGGTTCGTGCTATGACCTGACCCGCGTTTGGCAGCAGGAATCCGGCGACTTTGCGCAGCACATGCTTCGGTTTCTCGAAAACCACGATGAGCACCGCATTGCCTCGCGTTTCTTCGCCAATAATCCCTGGGCTGCCGTTCCGGCCATGACCTTGTCGGCAACCATGCATACGGGCCCTGTTCTCCTGTATTTTGGTCAGGAAGTTGGCGTTCGGGCAGAGGGCGCCGAAGGGTTTAGTGGCGACGATGGACGGACGACCATCTTTGACTACTGGGGCGTCCCCGAATGGCAACAGTGGCTCAGTCAGGGGCAGTACAATGGCGCGAATCTGGCCGACGAACAACGGCGACTGCGGGCCTTTTACCAGCAGTTAAATTACCTGGTCAATGGCTCCGACGCCATCCAGAATGGGTATTTCTATGACCTGCAATACGTAAATGACAATGGGCAAAGCGCGGGCTACGATGCGCATCAGGTTTATAGTTACCTGCGCTACACGGATCGGCAAAAACTGCTCATCGTCTGTAACTTTTCGCAACACACGACCTACGACACCACCATTGCCATCCCAGCCGCAGCGTTTGACAGTATGGCGATTGACCCCAACAAATTGCTTCAACTAACCGATATCTTCCTGACCAACGAAACACTGGAAGCACTTGGACGAACGGGAATACCCCTGATGCTTACCCCCTGGAGTGTGCGGGTGCTGGAAATTAAATCGTAA
- a CDS encoding NHL repeat-containing protein — translation MPTRTFIRFQLALVAVLSGGCGSSNQQSDSIPWVTYSVATLAKDTTLFSEAHKVGVMHDADLAEVSGLAASRNHPGYLWAEEDSGNSNQIQLISPEGQVVARFSIEGARNRDWEDIAVGPGPIPGKSYIYVADIGDNRRWRSEKVIYRFPEPSLVGKVLPFDGQITNAEAIRVYLPDGSQNAEAILLDPITRDLFLISKGAYSAVYRAAYPQSLTQSTRMTALLRIPFDHATSAAISTDGHEILIRTYEQIFHYSRRQGETIADALKRVPRRLPLAYEVQGEAISWAINGSGYYTSTEKTFTSIQFIYFYPRKK, via the coding sequence ATGCCAACACGTACATTCATCCGTTTCCAACTGGCGTTAGTAGCCGTACTGTCTGGCGGTTGTGGGTCATCCAACCAGCAGTCGGATTCGATACCCTGGGTAACCTATTCCGTTGCCACGTTGGCTAAAGATACTACCTTATTTAGTGAAGCCCACAAGGTCGGCGTCATGCACGACGCCGACCTGGCTGAAGTATCCGGCCTGGCCGCAAGCCGTAATCATCCGGGTTACCTCTGGGCCGAAGAAGATTCCGGTAATTCCAATCAAATTCAATTAATCAGTCCCGAGGGTCAGGTAGTGGCCCGGTTCAGCATTGAAGGCGCGAGAAACCGGGACTGGGAAGATATAGCCGTCGGGCCTGGTCCAATACCGGGCAAATCCTACATTTACGTGGCCGACATTGGCGATAACCGGCGCTGGCGTTCCGAAAAAGTCATTTATCGGTTTCCGGAACCAAGCCTGGTCGGGAAAGTGCTTCCATTCGATGGGCAGATCACTAATGCCGAAGCCATTCGGGTATACCTGCCCGATGGTTCACAAAATGCCGAAGCGATTCTTCTCGATCCAATCACAAGAGACCTGTTTCTTATTTCCAAAGGCGCTTACTCGGCCGTGTACCGTGCTGCTTATCCACAGTCACTGACCCAGTCTACCCGGATGACGGCCCTGCTGCGTATTCCCTTCGATCATGCGACATCGGCGGCTATTTCGACGGATGGCCATGAAATTCTGATTCGAACCTACGAACAGATTTTTCACTACAGCCGTCGGCAAGGGGAAACCATTGCCGATGCCCTCAAGCGTGTACCCCGGCGGTTACCACTTGCCTACGAAGTGCAGGGAGAAGCCATTAGCTGGGCAATCAACGGTTCGGGCTATTACACCAGCACGGAGAAAACATTCACCTCTATCCAATTCATTTATTTTTATCCACGCAAAAAATAG
- a CDS encoding N-acetylmuramoyl-L-alanine amidase-like domain-containing protein: MTKLFTTLFLLFLSPIIRAQDTTSGDLRSFTFVSGQTPAETALTIGKQFLGRPYIPNTLDQNATEQLVVNLREFDCTTYLESVLALTMAWQDVANKPNPVLSEQTFRNYLTRLRYRNGRIDGYASRLHYFSDWLRDNERKGLISDVSGELPGSLTVAKPVSYMTSTTYKYPQLNNPDIFKQVALTEASLSQLAFSFIPTKHIRQAEAQLHEGDIVMMVPARPGLDMKHVGLAIRQPDGRMHLLHASSDQGMVVISAYPISEYVQWHKRLSGIRVARLRTVPGSVVNSASLQGK; encoded by the coding sequence ATGACGAAATTGTTTACTACACTTTTCCTGCTGTTTCTATCGCCGATCATCCGGGCGCAGGATACGACGTCCGGCGATTTGCGGTCGTTCACCTTCGTGAGTGGCCAAACTCCGGCCGAAACGGCCCTGACCATCGGCAAGCAATTTCTGGGCAGGCCTTATATTCCGAACACGCTCGACCAGAATGCAACGGAACAACTGGTGGTCAACCTCCGTGAATTTGATTGCACTACGTATTTAGAAAGCGTGCTGGCGCTCACTATGGCCTGGCAGGACGTCGCGAACAAGCCCAATCCGGTGCTGTCTGAGCAAACGTTTCGCAATTACCTGACCAGACTACGGTACCGAAACGGGCGAATTGATGGCTATGCCAGCCGCTTACACTATTTTTCGGACTGGCTTCGTGATAACGAACGGAAAGGATTGATCTCAGATGTGAGTGGTGAACTACCGGGTAGCCTGACCGTTGCCAAGCCCGTTTCCTACATGACATCGACAACCTACAAATATCCTCAACTCAATAACCCCGACATATTTAAACAGGTGGCTCTTACCGAAGCCTCACTGAGTCAGTTGGCGTTTTCGTTTATACCGACGAAACATATTCGGCAGGCCGAAGCTCAACTCCATGAGGGAGACATTGTCATGATGGTTCCGGCCCGGCCTGGTCTGGACATGAAGCATGTTGGTCTGGCCATTCGGCAGCCCGATGGCCGGATGCACCTTCTTCATGCCTCATCCGATCAGGGGATGGTGGTCATTTCGGCATACCCCATCAGCGAATACGTTCAATGGCACAAGCGCCTTTCGGGTATTCGGGTAGCCCGGCTGAGGACCGTGCCGGGGAGTGTGGTCAATTCAGCTTCCCTTCAGGGGAAGTAA
- a CDS encoding DUF6965 family protein has protein sequence MHSDDEKLIAFFKGRKLPPKGYFQISAWESTFNVKKTIELAMLGLQAGDNASRETLRRIKQKLETSGKIA, from the coding sequence ATGCATAGTGATGATGAGAAATTGATTGCTTTCTTTAAAGGACGAAAATTACCACCCAAAGGATACTTCCAGATCTCAGCCTGGGAATCCACATTCAACGTGAAGAAAACGATAGAACTGGCTATGCTTGGTCTGCAGGCAGGCGATAACGCCAGTCGGGAAACACTCAGACGAATCAAACAAAAGCTGGAAACAAGCGGGAAAATAGCCTAA